Proteins encoded together in one Thermococcus gammatolerans EJ3 window:
- the glyA gene encoding serine hydroxymethyltransferase, translating into MSYREYRDRVLNFIEDHEHWRAHTINLIASENVTSPSVTRAVASGFMHKYAEGWPRQRYYQGCKYVDEVELIGVELFTKLFGSDFADLRPISGTNANQAAFFGLTQPGDKAIVLHTSHGGHISHMPFGAAGMRGLEVHTWPFDNEAFNIDVDKAEKLIRELEPKIVVFGGSLFPFPHPVKELAPVAKEVGAYVMYDAAHVLGLIAGKQFQDPLREGADIITASTHKTFPGPQGGVILYKKFGETEEIAKLQWAIFPGVLSNHHLHHMAGKVITAAEMLEYGEKYAAQVVKNAKALAEALAEEGFKVIGEDKGYTESHQVIVDVSDLHPAAGGWAAPLLEEAGIILNKNLLPWDPLEKVNEPSGLRIGVQEMTRVGMFEDDMKEIAHFIRRVLIDKEDPKKVRRDVYGFRAEFQKVYYSFDHGLPLRE; encoded by the coding sequence ATGAGCTACCGCGAATACCGCGACAGGGTTCTGAACTTTATTGAGGACCACGAGCACTGGAGGGCCCACACGATAAACCTCATAGCGAGCGAGAACGTGACCTCTCCGAGCGTAACAAGAGCGGTGGCGAGCGGTTTCATGCATAAGTACGCCGAGGGCTGGCCGAGGCAGAGGTATTACCAGGGGTGCAAATACGTTGACGAGGTCGAACTGATTGGAGTGGAGCTCTTCACGAAGCTCTTCGGGAGCGATTTCGCTGACCTGAGACCGATTTCCGGAACCAACGCCAATCAGGCGGCTTTCTTTGGCCTCACCCAGCCGGGAGACAAGGCTATAGTTCTCCACACCAGTCATGGTGGACACATAAGCCACATGCCCTTCGGGGCGGCGGGAATGAGGGGGCTAGAAGTCCACACCTGGCCCTTCGACAACGAGGCCTTCAACATCGACGTTGACAAGGCCGAGAAGCTCATCCGCGAGCTCGAGCCGAAGATAGTCGTCTTTGGCGGCTCGCTCTTCCCGTTCCCGCACCCGGTCAAAGAGCTCGCACCCGTCGCTAAGGAGGTTGGAGCCTATGTTATGTACGACGCAGCACACGTCCTCGGCCTCATCGCCGGAAAGCAGTTCCAGGATCCGCTCCGCGAGGGAGCCGACATAATCACCGCTTCGACCCACAAGACCTTCCCCGGGCCACAGGGCGGTGTAATCCTCTACAAGAAGTTCGGTGAAACGGAGGAGATAGCCAAGCTCCAGTGGGCCATCTTCCCAGGTGTGCTGAGCAACCACCACCTCCACCACATGGCCGGAAAGGTAATCACCGCCGCAGAGATGCTGGAGTACGGTGAGAAGTACGCGGCCCAGGTCGTCAAGAACGCGAAAGCTCTGGCCGAGGCGTTAGCGGAGGAGGGCTTCAAGGTCATCGGCGAGGACAAGGGCTACACCGAGAGCCACCAGGTCATAGTTGACGTTTCAGACCTCCACCCCGCTGCTGGAGGCTGGGCCGCACCGCTCCTTGAGGAGGCCGGCATAATCCTCAACAAGAACCTCCTGCCCTGGGACCCGCTTGAGAAGGTCAACGAGCCGAGCGGTCTGCGCATAGGCGTCCAGGAGATGACCCGCGTTGGAATGTTCGAGGACGACATGAAGGAGATTGCTCACTTCATCAGGCGCGTCCTCATCGACAAGGAGGATCCGAAGAAGGTCAGGCGCGACGTCTACGGCTTCCGCGCCGAGTTCCAGAAGGTATACTACTCCTTCGACCATGGCCTGCCGCTCAGGGAATGA